The Ipomoea triloba cultivar NCNSP0323 chromosome 13, ASM357664v1 genomic interval AGTACAACTCCGAGGATGGTGTACCGAGTAAGGGGAAATGCTTGTTGTGTATGACTATTCTGCAAACCATATTCTAAGTCACCTCTTTTTCCATCACAAACCTTCAGAGAGGCACACGACCCTGCCATTCGCTACCTCCGCGCGAGGAATGGGATGAGTATGTAGGTCATCCACAGGTGCATCACGTCCTCCGTTGTCATTCTTGATCCAGAGATGAACCCGAAACTTGGTTCGTTGCTCTAGCTAAATTCTTGGCCAAGAACAATCAAGGTCACCATGTCATCCTTGATAAGAACAAGTCGGTCAGAGGGATTTTTGACTACATGTCTCCCGAGTATATGGAATCCGGGGAAGCAACCACAATGGCCGATGTTTACAACTTTAAGGTAGTGCTGCTGGAGGTTGTTAGTGGACAAATGACAATCGATTTCGCAGGCCTGAAGTCCTCCTGATTCACAGACTAAGGAAACGACCATATGAGGAGGTAGCAGATCGGAGGTTGGATGGCGAGATTAACAAGCGAGAGTTGATCTGGATGTTCAGATTAGGAATGGCGTGTACTCGGTCTGATCCGGCACAGCGGCCAAGCATGAGGCAGATTGTGAGCACGCGTACTTGGAGTTAAACATTCAAAATTaagccttcaaaaaaaaaaaaaaaaaaaaaaaaaaaaaaaaaaaaaaaaaaaaaaaNNNNNNNNNNNNNNNNNNNNNNNNNNNNNNNNNNNNNNNNNNNNNNNNNNNNNNNNNNNNNNNNNNNNNNNNNNNNNNNNNNNNNNNNNNNNNNNNNNNNNNNNNNNNNNNNNNNNNNNNNNNNNNNNNNNNNNNNaaaaaaaaaaaaaaaaaaaaaacaaaaaacaaaacaaaacaaaaaatcaacatCCATTTTCTTATAATACAAATGAAGCACAAGGATGATACTTAATTTCtcattaaacaaacaaatttttaaaaattaaagaaccCTAACttgatattcaaaaaaaataaaaatttgctcACTGTCACGGGTGCATAATGGAGATTTCAAGTTTTCAACCcatatctacacttataataagagccaataatgttaaaCCCTTaattggaactaaaaaaatgttggtgtaatagtctgctataacatattgtatttTGTGTTCTTCTAATTGTGCAACctctaattaaattcctaatatatatcctaatcttttataattttactaaatttttctattaaatataacggaagtttaacattaaattctttagacaatttgtttctttattgcagttttcaaacaaattggcaatattctataatacacttctgtatagattcctagcttaaaattagaatattgaagtcttaataagattctataatacaattttgtatagattcctaactaaaccattattctacccgaaacaacagtatataaacccctccccttctcactgaacctaacatattctgcaacacaccatctacttgacattctatagatatgattgtcaaaatattatcatgctaattctattatttgtatttgtactcataatgattacagtttttttttttttaaatcaatgatgacatactcattaattagtataacttcaatatcgttatgtaaatatatctattgtataatataatctgttcatctataaatataacttcaatatcgttatgtaatgttgtggttctcattatattcctctataatctacacattttagttactcttaactccctaatctatggtttttgaatttatgttgtggttctattatattatttcataacatcctttatgaacatatttttcatgacacaaggatattagtaatgacaaatgcagtaaagttaattgatattgacacacaaactgtgggctggacaatttagttatttacaattttgttatgttttattaaaatatataaacatcgAGACTAttcctttgatttttattaatttaaaatttttttctctcattattatatgactactttaaccagttaaggaacactaatttaaaaatatgtattgGGCATTgatttaatcgcgcaacgcgcgtaaTAACTAGTTTATAATACAAAGTTGGGTCATATTGTGGATTGAAATTGCGATTTAATGTCTTTTGGGATGGGGAAAAAGATGTAGAGTTAGAGGAAGACATGGTCGCAAATGTGGGATATCCCatatattttctataataatGCGTTAGTATGTACTCCAGGATTCGCTAAAAAACATAAGAAAGAAGGTCAATGGCAAAACACCAACGGCTGCCACGTGTTAATAGCGAGACGTGAGACGGTGACAGGGCGGCCGGATGACCCACCTCCCACGCACCCACCACCATACCTACAACCAACATCCAAATCATTCTGTCCGtcccttcctctctctctctctctctctctctatctgaTTCTCTCCTCCTTCATCTTCCATCAATTATTACCCTCAATTTTCGCCCCTTTTTCTACTCCTGCCCTAAATTCTACCCACCCCCCcaattttcttttattgttttctttttctttaggGTTTTCACGATCGTCTCTGTCCAAGATTCAATCTGAATTCTCCCTTCTGTAAAGATCGTCTGTTCGGGGAATCTTTTTCGGGGTTTCAGGACGTATTTCATCCAAGGAGATGAGCTTTCAGGATCTGGAATCGGGTCGGGCTATTGGGTCTCGTCGGGATTACTCCAATGGGAAACAAGACCCCACTCAGGCCGTCGCTTCTGGGATTTTCCAGATCAACACCGCCGTCTCCACCTTCCACAGGCTCGTCAATACCCTAGGTACCCCAAAGGACACCCCCGAGCTGCGCGAGAAGTTGTGAGTGCTATCGCAATTCtccttaatttttgtttttaagttctatttaatttttttagctCTGGTGTTGTTGGTATGAAATCTTCTtctggtgttttttttttttttttttttttttttttagataattttCATTGTAATTCTATGCTCAACTAAGTTTGGGATTACGCAAATGCTTTTCTGTATTCACGCAATGATTGAATTGGGATGTTATTGTTGACTAGTTGTAATGAGAAAGGTTGAACATTTACTGCTGATTTTCTGGTTAAAAGGTTGTCTTACCTAATTATGCAATAATTTGGCCCAATGAAATATCTTCTCAGTGCAACTTCTACATATTGTTTGGATGTGAATTACATACAAACTCTGTAGTTTTCAACTCATTAAAGCTAATGTTTTAGGAAATCCCATCTGTtgaatttgtgtttttatatagcATACTGTTATGTATCCCTTCACAAAGATACTAAGACTTTTCATGTTTTTGGGATTTTGTGTTGCTTTCTCTTAGTacattttaatcattaattatttaCCTATAAAGTTATTCACCCAGTCATCTATTGGAAAATTTTCATTTCGTAATAGTTATGCATACCGTGCTCACTTGCAGGCACAAGACAAGGCTACATATTGGACAGTTGGTGAAAGATACATCTGCCAAACTAAAGCAAGCCAGTGAAACAGATCATCGCAGTGAAGTCAGTGTAAGAACGCTTTCCCTCTCTCCATTGCATTTGTTCACTCATTCCTCTTTTCTTTATCTTTGTATGTAGTACCTTCCAAAGTATGAACTTGTTGAGCACTTAAGAAAAATGGGAGAGTAGGATGTGCAGTTTACTACCTGAATTTTTGTTTGTAATTACTCTGTATTTGGACAGCAAACTCCTTTGAGATGAAACAATTGAGTTACACTTTAATCTAAGTTAATATTTTCTGTTATCTCTGTTCTTCTTGAttcttccttttccttttttatccTAAACTTCTTTTTCCTTTCAGGCTAGCAAGAAAATCACTGATGCAAAACTTGCTAAAGATTTTCAAGCTGTCTTGAAAGAATTTCAGAAGGCGCAAAGGCTTGCTGCTGAGAGGGAAACAGCATATACACCTTTTGTTCCCCAGGCTGTCCTTCCTTCTAGgtaacatttttaatatgcttCTTCCATTAAATAAGAACTTATGCTGcaattaataactaattaattttaCTGCAACATGTTATTGTTATAAAGTATCTCTTTCTCTCTGACTGTGACTTGTTTGTCTTCTTTTGACATATTTCTAATATTGATCAAATTTTGGTAAACAGTTATACTGCCAGTGagatagatgttagttcagacAAGAATCCAGAGCAACGAGCTTTGCTTGTGGAATCACGGAGGTGAGTTCTCCAAACCATATTCCTCTTTTTATGCTACTGGTCaggccatcaaatttatcaaaGATGAGAAATATGCTAGCCAGTTTCAATTATTTGCCAGAGTAAGTTAGGATGAATTACAAAGGGCTTTTAGAATTAGTTTTGTAGAAAATTTATTTGGTTTTGGCAAAGTGTACATGACAATGGTTGAAGCCTTTTTTAAAAAGCATGCAGCTTTGATATCTTTTGTTGTATATTTGATATATGTGGACTTCTAAGTTTTGCTTTTGTTGTAAGAGTATAGGTAAATCCTCTCGTTATTTATACAGTgttcatcattttctttttccttgttcCTCTCCCTAATAGGTGATTTCAATTGTTATTATTTCAAAATCCTCCATTATTTTGATAACTCTATCAGATTTTATGCATACTGTAGTTAGTGTAGTCACCCAATGTTGATGGTGCAGTTGTGTACATAACCTCAAACTAAAACTACTTTCTAGATCCACAGTGATTATAGCGTTTTGCTAACTGGCTGGCTAATTTATGTACACTTTCCCTTTACTTCTTGGGTTCTAGGATACTAGGATATTTGGTATATGGAATTGAGAACATTGATGCTCAATGGGTGGATGCCACCAATCTTGCATTTCTTTAGCACTTTTTTTATTGGAATTTTTTGGTTGTGcagttgtaaaaaaaattaattggttTGTATTTTTGGTAAGTTAATTCACCATTATTTGAAGTGTACTATTCCTATGAAACACTTGACTGTAATTTAATGACTTAAGTCCACTGTTTCCAAGCTAGGTCATAATTAACAGCCAATAGGAGTTTTTTTCATCACGTGGTTAGGTTTttacaacattaaaaattaagaagTGAATCATATAAATGTGATATCGAGAAGCTAAAAAGTAGATGTCATTGTTATTTTTgctgcttttatttttttatttttttatttttttaattattgtacatctaagttttttatttcattaaagTTCTAATCTCTGTTTTTCCTTCATGTGCCTTTGCTGCAGACAAGAGGTTTTACTTTTGGACAATGAGATTGCCTTCAATGAGGCTATAATAGAGGAAAGAGAGCAAGGGATACAAGAAATACAGCAACAGATTGGTGAAGTCAATGAGATTTTCAAGGATCTTGCTGTTCTTG includes:
- the LOC116001951 gene encoding syntaxin-22-like, which gives rise to MSFQDLESGRAIGSRRDYSNGKQDPTQAVASGIFQINTAVSTFHRLVNTLGTPKDTPELREKLHKTRLHIGQLVKDTSAKLKQASETDHRSEVSASKKITDAKLAKDFQAVLKEFQKAQRLAAERETAYTPFVPQAVLPSSYTASEIDVSSDKNPEQRALLVESRRQEVLLLDNEIAFNEAIIEEREQGIQEIQQQIGEVNEIFKDLAVLVHDQGAMIDDIGSNIENSHAATAQGRSQLAKAAKTQRSNSSLACLLLVIFGIVLLIVIILLAA